A DNA window from Argopecten irradians isolate NY chromosome 10, Ai_NY, whole genome shotgun sequence contains the following coding sequences:
- the LOC138332548 gene encoding sacsin-like: MDGDEEENSDGEMEPEYSGLEQPPLTRMLKNILSEYPDDGQILKELIQNAEDAGASVVKIMFDSRNVNQESCSEKKKPFNKYFKGLE, translated from the exons ATGGATGGGGATGAAGAAGAGAACTCCGATGGAGAGATGGAGCCGGAGTACTCAGGTTTGGAGCAGCCTCCTCTCACACGTATGCTAAAGAACATTCTGTCAGAGTATCCTGATGATGGGCAGATACTAAAG GAGTTGATACAGAATGCTGAGGATGCAGGTGCCTCAGTGGTAAAGATAATGTTTGACAGCAGAAATGTCAACCAGGAGTCCTGTAGTGAGAAGAAGAAACCTTTTAATAAGTACTTTAAG GGTCTGGAATAA